From Bacillus basilensis, a single genomic window includes:
- the dapA gene encoding 4-hydroxy-tetrahydrodipicolinate synthase — protein MKKIKGAFPVLITPMDEFQEINWNGVKQNVNYFIEQKVAGIIINGSTGEFVSLSKEERCKMVETVLKEVDGRIPVIVGTASETTKEAIEYTKHAEAHGADCALIINSYYCKPKEEEIYFHFKEISNAVNIPIMLYNNPFTSGVDMSTELMLRIGKDCENVTHIKESSGDIRKARDLVRQGEGAFQVFCGSEDLVMESYLVGATGWVSVAGNIVPGLVTKMYEHFHNGELEKAWEINDAILPLCEFLEGSGKYVQIVKRSMELHGQAGGPSRYPRIGLTEEENQKLQTIISKIAAHAAV, from the coding sequence ATGAAAAAAATTAAAGGGGCATTTCCAGTATTAATCACACCGATGGATGAGTTTCAAGAGATTAATTGGAACGGTGTAAAACAAAACGTAAACTACTTTATTGAGCAAAAAGTGGCTGGCATTATTATTAATGGAAGTACAGGAGAGTTTGTTAGTTTATCAAAAGAAGAGCGATGTAAAATGGTAGAAACAGTATTAAAAGAAGTTGATGGTCGTATTCCAGTTATTGTTGGAACTGCATCAGAAACGACGAAAGAAGCGATTGAATATACGAAACATGCAGAAGCGCATGGAGCAGATTGTGCATTAATTATTAACTCGTACTATTGTAAACCGAAAGAAGAGGAAATTTATTTTCACTTTAAAGAAATCTCAAACGCTGTAAATATACCAATTATGTTGTACAATAACCCGTTTACATCTGGTGTTGATATGAGTACAGAACTCATGCTACGTATTGGAAAAGACTGTGAAAATGTTACACATATTAAAGAATCTAGCGGAGATATTCGAAAAGCGAGAGATTTAGTAAGACAAGGCGAAGGTGCTTTTCAAGTCTTCTGTGGATCTGAAGATTTAGTTATGGAATCTTATTTAGTTGGTGCAACGGGATGGGTTTCAGTAGCAGGAAATATCGTACCGGGACTTGTTACGAAAATGTATGAGCATTTTCATAATGGTGAATTAGAAAAAGCTTGGGAAATAAACGACGCTATTTTACCTCTTTGCGAGTTTCTTGAAGGATCAGGAAAGTATGTGCAAATCGTGAAACGCTCAATGGAATTACACGGGCAAGCTGGGGGACCTTCACGTTATCCGAGAATCGGATTAACTGAAGAAGAAAATCAAAAACTTCAAACGATTATTTCAAAAATTGCAGCTCATGCGGCTGTTTAA
- a CDS encoding carboxymuconolactone decarboxylase family protein, translating to MEHEQHHSSVNDVLHHYKEGIGSFTNQIPEIAETYNAFTQACFQEGSLTKREKQLIALGISLATQDEYCTVYHTKGCLDQGCSDKEILEACGVSAAFAGGAAMSQAVTLVQECLTELKNQKH from the coding sequence ATGGAACACGAACAACATCATAGTTCAGTAAATGACGTTCTACATCATTATAAAGAAGGAATCGGTAGTTTTACAAACCAAATTCCTGAAATTGCTGAAACATATAATGCATTCACGCAAGCTTGTTTTCAAGAGGGTTCTTTAACAAAAAGGGAAAAACAACTTATCGCATTAGGAATTAGTCTAGCAACGCAAGATGAATATTGTACCGTTTATCATACAAAAGGTTGTCTTGATCAAGGGTGTTCAGATAAAGAAATTCTGGAAGCGTGTGGTGTATCAGCAGCATTTGCTGGCGGAGCTGCGATGAGTCAAGCAGTAACTTTAGTGCAAGAGTGTTTAACAGAACTGAAAAATCAAAAGCATTGA
- a CDS encoding aldehyde dehydrogenase family protein — protein sequence MLTKNIELKPKVKAFLNEEIKMFINGEFVPSISGKTFETYNPATEDVLAVVCEAQEEDIDVAVKAARSAFESGHWAEMTTAERAHLIYKLADLIEENGEELAQLEALDNGKPYQVALDDDIAATVENYRYYAGWATKIIGQTIPISKDYLNYTRHEPVGVVGQIIPWNFPLVMSSWKMGAALATGCTIVLKPAEQTPLSLLYTAKLFKEAGFPNGVVNFVPGFGPEAGAAIVNHHDIDKVAFTGSTVTGKYIMRQSAETIKHVTLELGGKSPNIILEDADLEEAINGAFQGIMYNHGQNCSAGSRVFVHRKHYETVVNELVKMANNVKLGAGMEKETEMGPLVSKKQQERVLHYIEQGKAEGATVAAGGERAFEKGYFVQPTVFTDVTDDMTIVKEEIFGPVVVVLPFDSTDEVIERANRSSYGLAAGVWTQNIKTGHQVANKLKAGTVWINDYNLENAAAPFGGFKQSGIGRELGSYALDNYTEVKSVWVNIK from the coding sequence ATGTTAACGAAAAACATTGAACTAAAACCAAAAGTGAAAGCGTTTTTAAATGAAGAAATTAAAATGTTTATTAATGGTGAATTTGTTCCTTCAATTAGCGGGAAGACGTTTGAAACATACAATCCAGCAACAGAAGATGTTTTAGCGGTCGTATGTGAAGCACAAGAAGAGGATATTGATGTCGCAGTAAAAGCGGCACGATCTGCATTTGAATCAGGACATTGGGCAGAAATGACTACCGCTGAAAGAGCACATCTTATTTATAAATTAGCAGACTTAATAGAAGAGAATGGAGAAGAATTAGCACAGTTAGAAGCTTTAGATAATGGGAAGCCATATCAAGTAGCACTGGATGATGATATAGCAGCGACTGTAGAAAATTATCGCTATTATGCGGGATGGGCTACAAAAATTATCGGGCAAACAATTCCGATTTCAAAAGATTACTTAAATTACACACGCCATGAACCTGTGGGCGTTGTAGGTCAAATTATTCCTTGGAATTTTCCGCTCGTTATGTCTTCTTGGAAAATGGGAGCTGCATTAGCAACAGGTTGTACGATCGTATTAAAACCAGCAGAGCAAACGCCTTTATCTTTATTATATACAGCGAAGCTTTTTAAAGAAGCAGGTTTTCCAAATGGTGTCGTAAACTTTGTGCCAGGTTTCGGTCCTGAAGCAGGAGCTGCAATCGTAAACCATCATGATATTGATAAAGTAGCCTTCACAGGTTCAACGGTTACTGGAAAATATATTATGCGTCAATCTGCAGAAACAATTAAACATGTAACATTAGAACTTGGTGGTAAATCACCAAATATCATTTTAGAAGACGCTGATTTAGAAGAGGCGATTAACGGTGCATTTCAAGGCATTATGTATAATCACGGCCAAAATTGTAGTGCTGGATCTCGCGTGTTTGTTCACCGAAAACATTACGAAACAGTCGTAAATGAACTAGTAAAAATGGCGAATAACGTGAAGCTTGGAGCAGGTATGGAGAAGGAAACGGAAATGGGTCCACTCGTATCTAAAAAACAACAAGAGCGTGTGCTACATTACATTGAACAAGGAAAAGCTGAAGGTGCTACTGTTGCTGCTGGTGGTGAACGTGCATTTGAAAAAGGTTATTTTGTACAGCCAACAGTATTCACAGATGTTACTGACGATATGACGATAGTTAAGGAAGAAATCTTCGGTCCAGTTGTCGTTGTACTTCCTTTTGATTCGACGGATGAAGTAATCGAAAGAGCAAATCGTTCGTCATATGGGCTTGCAGCAGGCGTATGGACACAAAATATTAAAACAGGACATCAAGTTGCCAATAAGTTAAAGGCAGGAACAGTATGGATTAATGATTATAACTTAGAAAATGCAGCGGCACCATTTGGTGGGTTTAAACAATCTGGTATCGGTCGTGAGTTAGGTTCATATGCGCTTGATAACTATACAGAAGTGAAAAGTGTTTGGGTAAATATAAAGTAA
- a CDS encoding sodium:alanine symporter family protein, with protein MEQLVEWLVGQVWSIGLVIFALGAGVYFTIATRFLQVRYFKEMIKLLFEGKSSETGISSFQAFCLALSGRVGIGNIAGVATAIAFGGPGAVFWMWVMALLGAASAFVESTLSQVYKSKVGNEYRGGTPYFIEKGLKMKWFAVIVAIVVTLSYGVLLPGIQSSSIAVGFENSNGISKYITGILLVVLLAAIIFGGVKRIAGVSQMLVPFMAIGYVIVTCIVLIANVTEIPSMFALIFSSAFGVNEMFGGIVGAAIAWGVKRAVFSNVAGVGEATYSSAAAEVSHPAKQGLVQAFSVYIDTIVVCTATALMILITGMYNVIPEGKSAIVKNIGNVDAGPIYTQQAVETVMTGFGPIFISIAIFFFAFTTLLAYYYIAETTLTYLDRKFKYSWLKPVLKFGFLIMVYIGSVESASLLWNLGDLGIGSMAWLNLIAILLLSKTALKVLKDYETQKKEGKDPVFDPKNVGIEGLAFWEERSKEVERTNSKEQSVVDDSLKL; from the coding sequence ATGGAGCAATTAGTAGAGTGGTTAGTAGGACAAGTGTGGAGTATTGGTTTAGTTATTTTCGCATTAGGAGCAGGTGTGTATTTTACAATTGCAACTCGTTTTCTACAAGTTCGTTATTTTAAAGAGATGATTAAACTATTATTTGAAGGGAAGAGCTCGGAGACGGGAATTTCATCTTTTCAAGCATTTTGTTTAGCCTTATCAGGTAGGGTTGGGATAGGTAATATCGCCGGGGTCGCGACTGCTATCGCTTTTGGCGGACCTGGAGCTGTATTTTGGATGTGGGTAATGGCCCTTTTAGGAGCAGCGAGTGCATTTGTTGAATCAACATTATCTCAAGTGTATAAAAGTAAAGTTGGAAATGAATACCGCGGCGGTACACCATATTTCATTGAAAAAGGCTTAAAAATGAAATGGTTTGCAGTCATTGTAGCGATCGTTGTAACACTTTCATATGGCGTTTTATTACCAGGGATTCAATCTAGTAGCATCGCAGTTGGATTTGAAAACTCTAATGGGATTAGCAAATATATAACTGGTATATTGTTAGTCGTATTATTAGCAGCGATCATTTTTGGTGGCGTAAAGAGAATTGCGGGTGTTTCTCAAATGCTTGTTCCATTTATGGCAATTGGTTATGTAATTGTTACATGTATCGTATTAATTGCGAATGTAACAGAAATTCCAAGTATGTTCGCTTTAATTTTCTCTAGTGCTTTTGGTGTAAATGAAATGTTTGGCGGAATCGTCGGCGCAGCAATCGCATGGGGCGTAAAGCGGGCTGTATTTTCAAATGTTGCTGGTGTTGGAGAAGCGACGTATAGCTCCGCTGCTGCTGAAGTATCTCACCCAGCAAAACAAGGGTTAGTTCAAGCATTTTCCGTTTATATCGATACAATTGTTGTATGTACAGCGACAGCTCTTATGATATTAATAACAGGTATGTATAATGTTATACCTGAAGGGAAAAGCGCTATTGTAAAAAATATAGGGAATGTTGATGCAGGTCCAATCTATACACAACAAGCAGTTGAAACTGTTATGACAGGATTTGGACCAATATTTATTTCCATTGCTATCTTCTTCTTCGCATTTACAACGTTACTCGCTTACTATTATATCGCTGAAACAACACTTACTTATTTAGATCGTAAATTTAAATATAGCTGGTTAAAGCCAGTTTTGAAATTTGGATTTTTAATTATGGTTTATATCGGTAGTGTAGAATCAGCGTCGCTTTTATGGAATCTTGGAGATTTAGGAATCGGTAGTATGGCATGGCTAAACTTAATTGCGATTCTACTATTAAGTAAAACAGCATTAAAAGTGTTAAAAGATTATGAAACGCAGAAAAAAGAAGGGAAAGATCCAGTATTTGACCCTAAAAATGTAGGGATTGAAGGATTAGCATTTTGGGAAGAAAGAAGTAAAGAGGTTGAAAGAACAAACTCTAAAGAACAATCAGTAGTGGATGATAGTCTGAAATTGTAG
- a CDS encoding proline racemase family protein: MNIQKMYTAVDVHVNGEAFRVMKDVPCKYYSSLEQLNEQFSGELAEEMKLLLNEPRGFIGLNGCIVVPSIHTEVDAAVLFFNHEGSIPLHYGGIVAVITMLLESGYLKKRETNQYKIETLSGIFVVHAYVENDEVVSVSFESKLCYVIEQNLQADNISYSLIQADKVYAVVEKDTYSPEIRIENISELKKWGEATLQTIQKQSLIKRLILVDSTQKEKNHIKSITFHEDNFIVRSPGFVSTIVSYVHALFKNDYIVDKPFINESIFNSFITVEKVKKEEKGYIFRFESRGFITGMQTFLLDPTDPFPSGFLLK; encoded by the coding sequence ATGAACATTCAAAAAATGTATACGGCAGTAGACGTACATGTAAATGGTGAAGCATTTCGTGTAATGAAAGATGTACCATGCAAATACTACTCCAGTTTGGAACAATTAAACGAGCAATTTTCAGGTGAATTAGCAGAAGAAATGAAGCTCTTATTAAATGAACCACGTGGTTTTATCGGTTTAAATGGATGTATTGTCGTTCCTTCTATTCATACGGAAGTCGATGCAGCTGTATTATTTTTTAATCATGAAGGATCCATTCCGCTTCATTATGGAGGCATTGTGGCAGTAATAACGATGTTACTAGAAAGCGGGTATTTAAAAAAGAGAGAGACGAATCAATACAAAATAGAAACGTTATCTGGCATATTTGTAGTCCATGCGTATGTAGAGAATGATGAAGTTGTATCTGTTTCTTTTGAAAGTAAACTATGTTATGTGATTGAGCAAAATTTACAAGCTGATAATATAAGTTACTCTCTCATTCAGGCAGATAAAGTATATGCAGTTGTAGAAAAGGATACGTATTCGCCAGAAATTCGTATTGAAAACATTTCTGAATTGAAAAAATGGGGAGAAGCTACACTTCAAACTATACAAAAACAGTCGTTAATAAAAAGACTAATTTTAGTAGATTCCACGCAAAAAGAAAAGAACCATATAAAATCGATTACATTTCATGAAGATAACTTTATCGTACGTTCACCAGGTTTTGTTTCTACTATTGTGTCTTATGTTCATGCGTTATTTAAAAATGATTATATAGTGGATAAACCTTTTATAAATGAAAGTATATTTAATAGTTTTATAACAGTTGAAAAAGTGAAGAAGGAAGAAAAAGGTTACATTTTCCGTTTTGAAAGTAGAGGATTTATTACAGGTATGCAGACGTTTCTATTAGATCCTACAGATCCGTTTCCATCAGGATTTTTATTAAAATAA
- a CDS encoding GNAT family N-acetyltransferase — protein sequence MRNLVIEEIKQIKGDVEELSNLLKTVVDDGASIGFLPPLEQKESIKYWQTVIAPEVILYVAKINNELAGSIQLHLVTKPNGIHRAEICKLMTHPSFRRNGIGRLLMQKAEERAKQENRSLLVLDTREGDPSNRLYKSLEYQEAGKIPEYAISPNGSLDATVIYYKFL from the coding sequence ATGCGAAATTTAGTAATTGAAGAGATTAAGCAAATAAAAGGTGATGTGGAAGAGCTTTCTAACCTTTTGAAAACGGTTGTAGATGATGGAGCGTCAATTGGTTTTTTACCTCCACTGGAACAAAAAGAATCAATAAAGTATTGGCAAACTGTTATAGCGCCAGAAGTGATCTTATATGTCGCTAAAATAAATAATGAATTGGCAGGGAGTATTCAATTACATTTAGTTACAAAGCCTAACGGAATTCATAGAGCCGAGATTTGTAAGTTAATGACTCATCCGAGCTTTAGACGTAATGGCATAGGGCGTTTACTTATGCAAAAAGCAGAGGAACGAGCGAAGCAAGAAAATAGGTCTCTTTTAGTACTAGATACGAGAGAAGGAGACCCTTCCAACAGATTGTATAAATCATTAGAGTATCAAGAAGCTGGAAAAATACCAGAATACGCAATATCTCCAAATGGTAGTTTGGATGCCACAGTTATTTATTATAAATTTTTATAA
- a CDS encoding proline racemase family protein produces MRSQRVFTTIDTHTGGNPTRTLISGLPKLSGETMAEKMLHMKKEYDWIRKLLMNEPRGHDVMSGALLTDPCHPEADIGVIYIETGGYLPMCGHDTIGVCTALIESGLISVVEPITSLKLDTPAGLVEVNISVQDGKAREVSFCNIPAFLLKNITVDVEDIGTVEADIAYGGNFYAIIDAKSVELELVPENASTIIDKAILIRNTINEKFEIIHPEYSFIRGLTHIEFYTDPTHESAHVKNTVVVPPGGIDRSPCGTGTSAKLAVLYANQKIEMDEEFIHESIVGSLFKGCVINTTFVKNIEAVVTKITGSAWLMGMHRFFYNEKDPLKEGFLLIPPMEHETEDVK; encoded by the coding sequence ATGAGGTCACAAAGAGTCTTTACGACGATTGATACACATACAGGAGGGAATCCAACGAGAACGTTGATTAGTGGACTGCCTAAGTTAAGTGGAGAGACGATGGCAGAGAAGATGTTACATATGAAAAAGGAGTATGACTGGATTCGTAAATTGTTAATGAATGAACCGCGTGGTCATGATGTAATGTCAGGAGCACTATTAACAGATCCATGTCATCCTGAAGCAGATATTGGTGTTATTTACATAGAGACAGGTGGATATTTACCAATGTGTGGTCACGATACAATTGGTGTATGTACAGCTTTAATTGAATCAGGTTTAATTTCGGTAGTTGAACCGATTACTTCTTTAAAGTTAGATACGCCAGCCGGTTTAGTTGAAGTAAATATTTCTGTTCAAGATGGAAAAGCGAGAGAAGTCTCCTTTTGTAACATACCAGCTTTTTTACTGAAAAATATTACTGTAGACGTCGAAGACATTGGAACTGTAGAGGCTGATATTGCATATGGCGGGAATTTTTATGCTATTATCGATGCGAAATCAGTAGAGTTAGAGTTAGTACCAGAAAACGCATCTACAATCATCGATAAAGCGATTCTTATAAGAAATACAATTAATGAGAAATTTGAAATCATTCATCCAGAGTATTCGTTTATACGAGGATTAACGCACATTGAATTTTATACAGACCCTACTCATGAAAGTGCACATGTGAAAAATACAGTCGTTGTTCCACCAGGAGGAATTGATCGATCTCCATGTGGTACAGGAACATCAGCGAAGTTAGCTGTATTATACGCAAATCAAAAAATCGAAATGGATGAAGAGTTTATTCATGAGAGTATCGTGGGCTCTCTATTTAAAGGCTGTGTCATAAATACGACATTTGTAAAAAATATTGAAGCTGTCGTAACGAAAATTACCGGTTCAGCTTGGCTTATGGGGATGCACAGATTTTTTTACAATGAAAAGGACCCACTTAAAGAAGGCTTTTTGCTAATTCCGCCGATGGAACATGAAACGGAGGATGTAAAATGA